Proteins from a genomic interval of Kitasatospora herbaricolor:
- a CDS encoding DEAD/DEAH box helicase — protein sequence MPSPATPDALYETFAAWAEERGITLYPAQEEALIELVSGNNVILATPTGSGKSLVAAGAHFAALAEGKRTFYTAPIKALVSEKFFDLCKMFGTEQVGMMTGDASVNPTAPIICCTAEVLANIALRDGAQADVGQVVMDEFHFYAEPDRGWAWQIPILELPHAQFLLMSATLGDVRRFEEDLARRTGRPTTVVRSATRPVPLFYEYRRTTMHDTLEELLTTGQAPVYVVHFTQKEAVERAQSLMSINMCSKAEKDAIADLIGNFRFTTKFGRNLSRFVRHGIGVHHAGMLPKYRRLVERLAQAGLLKVICGTDTLGVGVNVPIRTVLFTALSKYDGIRVRTLRAREFHQIAGRAGRAGFDTVGQVAAQAPEHVVENDKALSKAGDDPKKRRKVVRKKAPEGFVGWTEEGFEKLIAADPEPLVSRFKVSHAMLLSVIGRPGNAFEAMRHLLTDNHEERSAQRRHIRNAIAIYRSLLDGGVVERLPEPDADGRIVRLTVDLQENFALNQPLSTFALAAFELLDPASPSYAMDVVSVVEATLDDPRQILASQQNKARGEAIGEMKRDGVEYEERMERLQDITYPKPLEELLSHAYDVYRRAHPWIGDHPLQPKSVVRDLYERAMTFSDYVGHYDLARTEGIVLRYLAGAFKALEQTVPEDIKTDDLKDVIAWLGELVRQVDSSLLDEWEQLANPTDPLAPEVTLDDRPAPVTANERAFRVLVRNEMFRRVELAALENYHALGELDGEYGWDADRWADAMDPYWEEHDDLSTGPDARGPKMLLIEQEEDAWQVRQIFDDPAGHHDWGISAEVDLHGSNEEGRAVLRITAVDRMGG from the coding sequence ATGCCGAGCCCCGCCACCCCCGACGCGCTGTACGAGACCTTCGCCGCCTGGGCGGAGGAGCGCGGCATCACGCTGTACCCCGCCCAGGAGGAGGCGCTGATCGAGCTGGTCTCGGGGAACAACGTGATCCTGGCGACCCCGACCGGCTCGGGGAAGAGCCTGGTGGCGGCGGGTGCGCACTTCGCGGCGCTGGCCGAGGGCAAGCGGACCTTCTACACCGCGCCGATCAAGGCGCTGGTCTCGGAGAAGTTCTTCGACCTGTGCAAGATGTTCGGCACCGAGCAGGTCGGCATGATGACCGGCGACGCGAGCGTGAACCCGACCGCGCCGATCATCTGCTGCACGGCCGAGGTGCTGGCCAACATCGCGCTGCGCGACGGGGCGCAGGCCGACGTCGGCCAGGTGGTGATGGACGAGTTCCACTTCTACGCCGAGCCGGACCGCGGCTGGGCCTGGCAGATCCCGATCCTGGAGCTGCCGCACGCGCAGTTCCTGCTGATGTCGGCCACCCTCGGCGACGTCCGCCGCTTCGAGGAGGACCTGGCCCGCCGCACCGGCCGCCCGACCACCGTGGTCCGCTCGGCGACCCGGCCCGTCCCGCTGTTCTACGAGTACCGCCGCACCACCATGCACGACACCCTGGAGGAGCTGCTGACGACCGGTCAGGCGCCGGTGTACGTCGTGCACTTCACCCAGAAGGAGGCGGTGGAGCGGGCGCAGTCGCTGATGAGCATCAACATGTGCTCGAAGGCGGAGAAGGACGCCATCGCCGACCTGATCGGCAACTTCCGCTTCACCACCAAGTTCGGCCGCAACCTCTCCCGGTTCGTGCGGCACGGCATCGGCGTGCACCACGCCGGCATGCTGCCCAAGTACCGCCGCCTGGTCGAACGCCTCGCCCAGGCCGGTCTGTTGAAGGTCATCTGCGGCACCGACACGCTCGGCGTCGGCGTCAACGTGCCGATCCGCACGGTGCTGTTCACCGCGCTGTCCAAGTACGACGGCATCCGGGTGCGCACCCTGCGGGCCCGCGAGTTCCACCAGATCGCCGGCCGGGCCGGGCGGGCCGGCTTCGACACCGTCGGGCAGGTGGCGGCGCAGGCGCCGGAGCACGTGGTGGAGAACGACAAGGCGCTCTCCAAGGCCGGCGACGACCCGAAGAAGCGCCGCAAGGTGGTCCGCAAGAAGGCACCCGAGGGCTTCGTCGGCTGGACGGAGGAGGGCTTCGAGAAGCTCATCGCCGCCGACCCGGAGCCGCTGGTCTCCCGCTTCAAGGTCAGCCACGCGATGCTGCTCTCGGTGATCGGCCGCCCCGGCAACGCCTTCGAGGCGATGCGGCACCTGCTCACCGACAACCACGAGGAGCGCTCCGCGCAGCGCCGGCACATCCGCAACGCCATCGCCATCTACCGCTCGCTGCTGGACGGCGGCGTGGTCGAGCGGCTGCCGGAGCCGGACGCCGACGGCCGGATCGTGCGCCTGACCGTCGACCTGCAGGAGAACTTCGCGCTCAACCAGCCGCTCTCCACCTTCGCGCTGGCCGCCTTCGAACTGCTGGACCCGGCCTCGCCCTCGTACGCGATGGACGTGGTCTCGGTGGTCGAGGCGACCCTCGACGACCCGCGCCAGATCCTCGCCTCCCAGCAGAACAAGGCGCGCGGCGAGGCCATCGGCGAGATGAAGCGCGACGGCGTCGAGTACGAGGAGCGGATGGAGCGGCTCCAGGACATCACGTACCCGAAGCCGCTGGAGGAACTGCTCAGCCACGCGTACGACGTCTACCGGCGCGCGCACCCGTGGATCGGCGACCACCCGCTGCAGCCCAAGTCGGTCGTCCGGGACCTCTACGAGCGGGCGATGACCTTCAGCGACTACGTCGGCCACTACGACCTGGCCCGCACCGAGGGCATCGTGCTGCGCTACCTGGCGGGCGCGTTCAAGGCGCTGGAGCAGACCGTCCCGGAGGACATCAAGACCGACGACCTCAAGGACGTGATCGCCTGGCTGGGCGAGCTGGTCCGCCAGGTCGACTCCAGCCTGCTCGACGAGTGGGAGCAACTGGCCAACCCCACCGACCCGTTGGCCCCCGAGGTGACGCTGGACGACCGGCCCGCGCCGGTCACCGCCAACGAGCGGGCGTTCCGGGTGCTGGTCCGCAACGAGATGTTCCGCCGGGTGGAGCTGGCCGCGCTGGAGAACTACCACGCGCTCGGCGAGCTGGACGGCGAGTACGGCTGGGACGCCGACCGCTGGGCGGACGCGATGGACCCGTACTGGGAGGAGCACGACGACCTCTCCACCGGCCCGGACGCACGCGGGCCGAAGATGCTGCTGATCGAGCAGGAGGAGGACGCCTGGCAGGTCCGGCAGATCTTCGACGACCCGGCGGGCCACCACGACTGGGGCATCAGCGCCGAGGTCGACCTGCACGGCTCGAACGAGGAGGGCCGCGCGGTGCTGCGCATCACCGCCGTGGACCGGATGGGCGGCTGA
- a CDS encoding helix-turn-helix transcriptional regulator, producing the protein MDRRAELGQFLRSRRARLKPEETGLPDYGGRRRVPGLRREELAQLAGVSVDYYVRLEQGRTDHVSQAVLDAVARALRLGPDERRHLGNLARPRPAAREPRPVQRVLPGLQRLLDSMSDVPAYVLGPDTEVLAWNRPAAALITDFGALEPGRRQKARMIFLDEASRELYADWEQKAADVVAYLRLGAGRHPHDPGLSALIGELSMGSRDFARLWAGQEVRDKTRGSYGFRHPVVGPLELAFETFRLPDDPDQALVAYTVEPGSPSEAALRLLLSLEATDRPGGAPVAGPDAAPGGPGVPAFARGRREQAR; encoded by the coding sequence ATGGACAGACGAGCCGAGCTGGGGCAGTTCCTCCGGTCGCGCCGCGCGCGCCTGAAGCCGGAGGAGACCGGCCTGCCCGACTACGGCGGCCGGCGGCGGGTGCCGGGGTTGCGGCGCGAGGAGCTGGCCCAGCTGGCCGGGGTGAGCGTCGACTACTACGTGCGGCTGGAGCAGGGCCGGACCGACCACGTGTCGCAGGCGGTGCTGGACGCGGTGGCGCGGGCTCTGCGGCTCGGCCCCGACGAGCGCCGGCACCTGGGCAACCTGGCCCGCCCCCGGCCGGCGGCCCGGGAGCCCCGGCCGGTTCAGCGGGTGCTGCCCGGCCTCCAGCGGCTGCTGGACTCGATGAGCGACGTCCCCGCGTACGTGCTGGGACCGGACACCGAGGTGCTGGCGTGGAACCGGCCGGCGGCGGCGCTGATCACCGACTTCGGGGCGCTGGAGCCCGGGCGACGGCAGAAGGCCCGGATGATCTTCCTGGACGAGGCCTCCCGGGAGCTGTACGCGGACTGGGAGCAGAAGGCCGCCGACGTGGTGGCGTACCTGCGCCTGGGGGCGGGCCGCCACCCGCACGACCCGGGACTGTCCGCCCTGATCGGCGAACTGAGCATGGGCAGCCGCGACTTCGCCCGGCTCTGGGCCGGCCAGGAGGTCCGCGACAAGACCCGGGGCTCGTACGGGTTCCGGCACCCGGTGGTCGGCCCGCTGGAGCTGGCCTTCGAGACCTTCCGGCTGCCCGACGACCCGGACCAGGCGCTGGTGGCGTACACCGTGGAGCCCGGCAGCCCGAGCGAGGCGGCGCTGCGGCTGCTGCTCTCGCTGGAGGCGACCGACCGGCCCGGCGGAGCACCCGTCGCGGGGCCGGACGCCGCCCCGGGCGGCCCCGGCGTCCCGGCCTTTGCCCGGGGGCGCCGCGAGCAGGCAAGATAG
- a CDS encoding aldo/keto reductase: MTDVPTVPLGGTDLMISRIGFGAWAIGGAGWRYSWGAQDDRDSIAAVHRAVELGVNWIDTAAVYGLGHSEEVVGQALAGLPASRRPYVFTKCGLVWDDRDPLGAPRKVMEPAGVRRELEASLRRLGVEQIDLYQVHWPGDGRPLEWGAEAPAEAQGTPLEEYWQLMADLRTEGKVRAIGLSNHGPEQLAAAAKVARVDAIQPQFSLLSRSAAADLAWAAANDAAAVVYQPLASGLLTGAFTAERVAGLDPEDWRRGFPDFTTELPRNLALVDALRPVAERHGSTVSAVAVAWTLAWPGVSGAIVGARRPGQIDDWAGAVRLKLDAADLDAITAALARTGAGSGPLRP; this comes from the coding sequence ATGACCGACGTACCCACCGTGCCGCTCGGCGGCACCGACCTGATGATCAGCCGGATCGGCTTCGGCGCCTGGGCGATCGGCGGCGCCGGCTGGCGCTACAGCTGGGGAGCCCAGGACGACCGCGACTCGATCGCCGCCGTCCACCGCGCCGTCGAGCTGGGCGTCAACTGGATCGACACCGCCGCCGTCTACGGCCTCGGCCACTCCGAGGAGGTCGTCGGGCAGGCCCTGGCCGGGCTGCCGGCCTCCCGGCGGCCGTACGTGTTCACCAAGTGCGGCCTGGTCTGGGACGACCGCGACCCGCTCGGCGCGCCCCGCAAGGTGATGGAGCCCGCCGGTGTGCGCCGCGAGCTGGAGGCCTCGCTGCGCCGGCTCGGGGTCGAGCAGATCGACCTCTACCAGGTGCACTGGCCCGGCGACGGCCGGCCGCTGGAGTGGGGCGCCGAGGCGCCGGCCGAGGCCCAGGGCACCCCGCTGGAGGAGTACTGGCAGCTGATGGCCGACCTGCGGACGGAGGGCAAGGTCCGTGCGATCGGTCTCTCCAACCACGGCCCCGAGCAGCTGGCCGCGGCCGCGAAGGTCGCCCGGGTGGACGCGATCCAGCCGCAGTTCTCGCTGCTCAGCAGGTCCGCCGCGGCGGACCTGGCCTGGGCCGCGGCCAACGACGCGGCCGCCGTGGTCTACCAGCCGCTGGCCTCGGGCCTGCTCACCGGCGCCTTCACGGCCGAACGGGTGGCCGGCCTGGACCCGGAGGACTGGCGGCGCGGCTTCCCGGACTTCACCACCGAACTCCCCCGCAACCTCGCCCTGGTGGACGCCCTGCGCCCGGTGGCCGAACGGCACGGCAGCACGGTGTCGGCGGTGGCCGTCGCCTGGACCCTCGCCTGGCCCGGCGTGAGCGGGGCCATCGTCGGCGCCCGCCGGCCCGGGCAGATCGACGACTGGGCCGGCGCCGTCCGGCTGAAGCTGGACGCCGCCGACCTCGACGCGATCACCGCGGCACTGGCCCGCACCGGGGCCGGCTCCGGACCGCTGCGCCCCTGA
- a CDS encoding putative quinol monooxygenase, whose translation MIVIATLVAAAGRTDRLRTALEAMIEPSLAEPGCLGYQLYADPNRPEQMAVLEEWTDEEALQLHFGTGHFKQVSEVLGEVLAVPPQLRRLTERRA comes from the coding sequence GTGATCGTGATCGCGACCCTGGTGGCCGCAGCCGGCCGCACCGACCGGCTGCGCACCGCGCTGGAGGCGATGATCGAGCCGTCCCTGGCGGAGCCCGGCTGCCTCGGCTACCAGCTCTACGCCGACCCGAACCGGCCCGAGCAGATGGCCGTCCTCGAGGAGTGGACGGACGAGGAGGCCCTCCAACTCCACTTCGGGACAGGCCACTTCAAGCAGGTGAGCGAAGTCCTCGGCGAAGTGCTGGCCGTACCGCCGCAGTTGCGCCGACTGACCGAGCGGAGGGCCTGA
- a CDS encoding PPE domain-containing protein: MDIAALRDARPGELYGAADAYDRLHSAFQEHTSSWQRGTADRVHGSQWTGQAATGAIASIDGTTGRLQAAGIELGLIGAVLRDGAEAFELARAKLLQALADARAKGLGVDDRGDVGWEPLDPRSRHDPDAADYERTQKAAAQDIGDRITLAMTPQNGGPSLANIGAVVAGHGDRARLVAGR, encoded by the coding sequence ATGGACATCGCCGCTCTGCGCGACGCCAGGCCGGGCGAGCTGTACGGCGCCGCCGACGCCTACGACCGGCTGCACAGCGCCTTCCAGGAGCACACCTCCAGCTGGCAGCGCGGCACCGCCGACCGGGTGCACGGGTCGCAGTGGACCGGTCAGGCCGCCACCGGCGCCATCGCCTCCATCGACGGGACCACCGGCAGGCTGCAGGCCGCCGGCATCGAACTCGGCCTGATCGGCGCGGTGCTGCGCGACGGCGCCGAGGCCTTCGAACTCGCCCGGGCCAAGCTGCTGCAGGCCCTCGCCGACGCCCGGGCGAAGGGCCTCGGCGTCGACGACCGCGGTGACGTCGGCTGGGAGCCGCTGGACCCGCGCAGCAGGCACGACCCGGACGCGGCCGACTACGAGCGCACGCAGAAGGCGGCCGCCCAGGACATCGGCGACCGCATCACCCTGGCCATGACGCCGCAGAACGGCGGGCCGTCCCTCGCCAACATCGGCGCCGTGGTGGCCGGCCACGGCGACCGCGCGCGGCTGGTGGCGGGCCGGTGA
- a CDS encoding 8-amino-7-oxononanoate synthase — protein sequence MAHPTAPEQQTLTPAAVFDWLDEAAELRARAGLTRTLRSRPADDPVLDLASNDYLGLVHHPAVTGAAAEAALRWGGGSTGSRLVTGTTALHTELEEELAAFCGVEAALVFSSGYTANLAALTALTDPDTLIVSDANNHASLIDGCRLSRSDVHRAPHSDPAAVAAALAARTHRRALVVTDSVFSVDGNAARLPELSTAARAHGAALLVDDAHGLGVLGPGGAGALAAAGLAGQPDTVATVTLSKSLGAQGGAVLGPRRVVRHLVETARTFIFDTGLAPAAAGAALGALRLLRAEPHRAERAREVARTLSARLTAAGLVASSPDAAVVSVRAPGPEAAVAWAADCRAAGLAVGCFRPPSVPDGVSRLRLTARGDLTERQIADAVRIITATAPAGAAG from the coding sequence ATGGCCCATCCCACCGCGCCCGAGCAGCAGACCCTCACCCCGGCCGCCGTCTTCGACTGGCTCGACGAGGCCGCCGAGCTGCGGGCCCGGGCCGGCCTCACCCGGACGCTGCGCAGCCGCCCGGCCGACGACCCGGTGCTGGACCTGGCGAGCAACGACTACCTCGGGCTGGTCCACCACCCCGCCGTGACCGGCGCCGCCGCCGAGGCGGCCCTGCGTTGGGGCGGCGGCTCCACCGGCTCCCGGCTGGTCACCGGCACCACCGCGCTGCACACCGAGCTGGAGGAGGAGCTGGCCGCGTTCTGCGGGGTCGAGGCGGCGCTGGTGTTCTCCTCCGGCTACACCGCGAACCTGGCCGCGCTCACCGCGCTCACCGACCCGGACACCCTGATCGTCTCGGACGCCAACAACCACGCCTCGCTGATCGACGGCTGCCGGCTGTCGCGCAGCGACGTCCACCGGGCGCCGCACAGCGACCCCGCCGCCGTCGCCGCCGCGCTGGCGGCCCGGACGCACCGGCGCGCCCTGGTGGTCACCGACTCGGTCTTCTCGGTGGACGGCAACGCCGCCCGCCTCCCGGAGCTGTCCACCGCCGCCCGCGCCCACGGCGCAGCCCTGCTGGTGGACGACGCGCACGGGCTCGGCGTGCTCGGCCCCGGCGGCGCGGGCGCGCTGGCCGCCGCCGGCCTGGCCGGGCAGCCGGACACCGTCGCCACCGTGACGCTGTCCAAGTCGCTCGGCGCGCAGGGCGGCGCCGTCCTCGGCCCGCGCCGGGTCGTCCGGCACCTCGTCGAGACCGCCCGCACCTTCATCTTCGACACCGGCCTGGCCCCGGCCGCGGCGGGCGCCGCCCTGGGGGCGCTGCGCCTGCTGCGGGCCGAGCCGCACCGCGCCGAGCGTGCCCGCGAGGTGGCCCGGACGCTGTCGGCCCGGCTCACCGCCGCCGGTCTGGTGGCGAGTTCACCGGACGCCGCGGTGGTGTCGGTGCGCGCGCCCGGCCCCGAGGCCGCGGTGGCCTGGGCGGCGGACTGCCGGGCGGCCGGCCTCGCGGTGGGCTGCTTCCGCCCGCCGTCGGTGCCCGACGGCGTCTCCCGGCTGCGGCTGACCGCCCGCGGCGACCTGACCGAGCGGCAGATCGCCGACGCCGTCCGCATCATCACCGCGACCGCGCCGGCGGGCGCCGCCGGCTGA
- the ligD gene encoding non-homologous end-joining DNA ligase, with amino-acid sequence MAGAVELDVAGRTVRLSNPDKVYFPERGYTKLDVAQYYLAVAEGVLRGLRERPTTLQRFPDGVDGEFFYQKRAPKGLPDWLPTATINFPSGRSADEICPTEPAAVLWAANLGCLTFHPWPVRRADTEHPDELRIDLDPQPGTDFHDAVRAAHELRALLDGYGLQGWPKTSGGRGLHVYVPVEPRWTFTDCRHAVIALGRALEQRMPGQVTTAWWKEERGEKIFVDYNQMARDRTIASAYSLRARPGATASTPLRWEELDDASPEDFDLRTVPARFAEVGDLQAGMDGRAFGLEPLLELYERQAKDEGMGELPYPPDHPKAAGEPTRVQPSRARKH; translated from the coding sequence ATGGCTGGAGCTGTGGAGCTGGACGTCGCCGGGCGCACCGTACGGCTGTCGAACCCGGACAAGGTGTACTTCCCCGAGCGCGGGTACACCAAGCTGGACGTGGCGCAGTACTACCTGGCGGTCGCCGAAGGGGTGCTGCGGGGCCTGCGCGAGCGGCCGACCACGCTGCAGCGGTTCCCGGACGGGGTGGACGGCGAGTTCTTCTACCAGAAGCGGGCGCCCAAGGGCCTGCCCGACTGGCTGCCGACCGCGACGATCAACTTCCCCAGCGGCCGTTCGGCGGACGAGATCTGCCCGACCGAGCCGGCCGCCGTGCTGTGGGCCGCCAACCTGGGCTGCCTGACCTTCCACCCCTGGCCGGTGCGCCGGGCCGACACCGAGCACCCCGACGAGCTGCGGATCGACCTCGACCCGCAGCCCGGGACCGACTTCCACGACGCCGTCCGGGCCGCCCACGAGCTGCGCGCGCTGCTGGACGGGTACGGGCTGCAGGGCTGGCCGAAGACCTCCGGCGGGCGCGGCCTGCACGTCTACGTCCCGGTGGAACCGCGCTGGACCTTCACCGACTGCCGGCACGCCGTGATCGCGCTCGGCCGGGCCCTGGAGCAGCGGATGCCCGGCCAGGTCACCACCGCCTGGTGGAAGGAGGAGCGCGGCGAGAAGATCTTCGTCGACTACAACCAGATGGCCCGCGACCGCACCATCGCCTCGGCGTACTCGCTGCGCGCCCGGCCCGGCGCCACCGCCTCCACGCCGCTGCGCTGGGAGGAGCTGGACGACGCCTCGCCCGAGGACTTCGACCTGCGGACGGTACCGGCCCGGTTCGCCGAGGTCGGCGACCTGCAGGCCGGGATGGACGGCCGGGCCTTCGGGCTGGAGCCGCTGCTGGAGCTGTACGAACGGCAGGCGAAGGACGAGGGGATGGGCGAGCTGCCCTACCCGCCGGACCACCCCAAGGCGGCCGGCGAGCCGACCCGGGTCCAGCCCAGCCGGGCCCGCAAGCACTGA
- a CDS encoding ATP-dependent DNA ligase, whose product MDLPVMPPVAPMLAKSVPEIPPGMQYEAKWDGFRAIVFRDGDEVEIGSRTGKPLTRYFPELVTAFREALPPRCVVDGEIVIAREGRLRFEELLERIHPAASRVRTLAERTPASFVGFDLLALGDGSLLDEPLSSRRPALVEALRNAADPVFTAPATTDRELAGTWFAQFEGAGLDGVVAKPLDQPYRPGDRTMFKVKHGRTADCVVAGYREHKSGPVVGSLLLGLYDADGRLQHVGVCAAFTAARRRELVEELAPLRMDAAAGHPWGAWADEEAQASGRLPGAQSRWTGGKDLSWVALRPERVCEVAYDHMEGTRFRHTAQFRRWRPDRTPESCTYEQLEEPVSYDLARVLGT is encoded by the coding sequence ATGGACCTGCCTGTGATGCCGCCGGTCGCGCCGATGCTCGCCAAGTCGGTGCCCGAGATCCCGCCCGGGATGCAGTACGAGGCCAAGTGGGACGGCTTCCGCGCGATCGTCTTCCGGGACGGTGACGAGGTGGAGATCGGCAGCCGGACGGGCAAGCCGCTGACCCGGTACTTCCCCGAGCTGGTGACCGCCTTCCGGGAGGCGCTGCCGCCGCGCTGCGTGGTGGACGGCGAGATCGTGATCGCGCGCGAGGGGCGGCTGCGGTTCGAGGAACTGCTGGAGCGGATCCACCCGGCGGCCTCCCGGGTGCGGACCCTCGCCGAGCGGACCCCGGCCTCCTTCGTCGGCTTCGACCTGCTGGCGCTGGGGGACGGCTCGCTGCTGGACGAACCGCTGTCCTCGCGCCGGCCGGCCCTGGTGGAGGCGTTGCGGAACGCCGCCGACCCGGTCTTCACCGCCCCGGCCACCACCGACCGCGAGCTGGCCGGCACCTGGTTCGCGCAGTTCGAGGGCGCCGGACTGGACGGCGTGGTGGCCAAGCCGCTGGACCAGCCCTACCGGCCCGGCGACCGGACGATGTTCAAGGTCAAGCACGGGCGGACCGCCGACTGCGTGGTGGCGGGCTACCGCGAGCACAAGAGCGGTCCGGTGGTCGGCTCGCTGCTGCTCGGCCTGTACGACGCCGACGGGCGGCTGCAGCACGTGGGTGTCTGCGCGGCCTTCACCGCGGCCCGCCGCCGCGAGCTGGTCGAGGAGCTGGCCCCGCTGCGGATGGACGCCGCGGCCGGGCACCCCTGGGGCGCCTGGGCCGACGAGGAGGCCCAGGCGAGCGGGCGGCTGCCCGGCGCGCAGAGCCGCTGGACGGGCGGCAAGGACCTCTCCTGGGTGGCACTGCGCCCGGAGCGGGTCTGCGAGGTGGCGTACGACCACATGGAGGGCACCCGGTTCCGGCACACCGCGCAGTTCCGCCGCTGGCGCCCGGACCGGACCCCGGAGAGCTGCACGTACGAGCAACTGGAGGAGCCGGTCTCGTACGACCTGGCGCGGGTGCTGGGGACGTAG
- a CDS encoding 2'-5' RNA ligase family protein, with product MRTVELTCVPDLDAEVRRVWRRLADAGVPGLASHPHPTNRPHLTVAACEAVPAAVLADVAALLRRTLPLPARSTGPVVLRAARGRHVLALEVDPTVELLALHGEVWDLLDGAPGPHPWLVPGRWRPHLSLTRPLDARGLALAHAALPVPCRPAGTFDAARSYDSGTRSTVELSG from the coding sequence GTGCGGACCGTCGAGCTGACCTGCGTGCCGGACCTCGACGCCGAGGTGCGGCGCGTGTGGCGCCGGCTGGCCGACGCGGGCGTACCCGGCCTGGCCTCGCACCCGCACCCGACCAACCGGCCGCACCTGACGGTGGCCGCGTGCGAGGCGGTGCCCGCGGCGGTCCTGGCGGATGTCGCGGCCCTGCTGCGGCGCACGCTGCCGCTGCCGGCCCGGTCGACGGGGCCGGTCGTCCTCCGGGCGGCCCGTGGGCGGCACGTCCTCGCCCTGGAGGTCGATCCGACGGTGGAGCTGCTCGCCCTCCACGGCGAGGTCTGGGACCTTCTCGACGGAGCCCCCGGTCCGCACCCGTGGCTCGTGCCCGGACGCTGGCGGCCGCACCTGAGCCTCACCCGGCCGCTGGACGCACGCGGCCTGGCGCTCGCCCACGCCGCACTGCCGGTGCCGTGCCGGCCCGCCGGCACCTTCGACGCCGCCCGCAGCTACGACAGCGGGACCCGCAGCACCGTGGAGCTGTCCGGCTGA
- a CDS encoding DUF1349 domain-containing protein, which produces MPIIAAHCGGDSGTAAAHLVSNATAPANVRAEADLRVTAGGAAGLTLAYTGPGDRVTAWIDRARNALVTEAIVGGVSSGEQITALPSGFTWNTWHSVTAELRGTAMTVEVSHDRLHDPVAVQTRTLPTGAAHGGSVGLSAKGAGAAGDNATATALYNPVTTRVADPTPGALLPAYSDEFDSTAVPGTTAGSPWSWVRGPAAGVTAGSGSLSWPTQDAELHLGTNTASVLQRPAPSGDFTVETKMLFAPGQSAQQAGLVLYENDDRWFKLVHSVLPLNNGNGALLHVTEFGKEGERPTTTPPTAVANAPMFGGPAADTLWLRLVHHTDTGHNEHEVRAVTSRDGVTWSYAGVWTLPVGGALKIGLVSMNKSGATARFEYLRTYAG; this is translated from the coding sequence GTGCCGATCATTGCGGCACATTGCGGCGGCGACAGCGGCACCGCCGCCGCCCACCTGGTCAGCAACGCGACCGCACCCGCGAACGTCCGCGCCGAGGCGGACCTGCGGGTCACCGCCGGCGGCGCCGCGGGCCTGACCCTCGCGTACACCGGGCCCGGCGACCGGGTCACCGCCTGGATCGACCGCGCGCGCAACGCCCTCGTCACCGAGGCGATCGTCGGCGGTGTCTCCTCGGGTGAGCAGATCACCGCCCTGCCGAGCGGCTTCACCTGGAACACCTGGCACAGCGTCACGGCCGAACTCCGCGGCACCGCAATGACGGTGGAGGTCAGCCACGACCGCCTCCACGACCCGGTCGCCGTCCAGACCCGGACGCTCCCCACCGGCGCGGCCCACGGCGGCTCGGTCGGCCTGTCCGCCAAGGGCGCCGGCGCGGCCGGCGACAACGCCACCGCCACCGCGCTGTACAACCCCGTCACCACGCGGGTCGCCGACCCGACGCCCGGTGCCCTGCTGCCCGCGTACAGCGACGAGTTCGACAGCACGGCGGTGCCCGGCACCACGGCGGGCTCGCCGTGGAGCTGGGTCCGCGGCCCGGCCGCCGGTGTCACGGCCGGCTCCGGCTCCCTCAGCTGGCCCACCCAGGACGCCGAGCTCCACCTGGGCACCAACACCGCCTCGGTCCTGCAACGCCCGGCGCCCTCGGGCGACTTCACCGTAGAGACGAAGATGCTCTTCGCGCCGGGGCAGAGCGCGCAGCAGGCCGGTCTCGTCCTGTACGAGAACGACGACCGGTGGTTCAAGCTCGTCCACTCCGTGCTGCCGCTGAACAACGGCAACGGCGCCCTGCTGCACGTCACCGAGTTCGGCAAGGAGGGCGAGCGTCCGACCACCACCCCGCCGACCGCCGTCGCCAACGCCCCGATGTTCGGCGGGCCCGCCGCCGACACCCTCTGGCTGCGGCTGGTCCACCACACCGACACCGGGCACAACGAGCACGAGGTGCGGGCCGTCACCAGTCGCGACGGCGTCACCTGGTCGTACGCCGGTGTCTGGACCCTGCCGGTCGGGGGCGCGCTGAAGATCGGCCTCGTCTCGATGAACAAGTCCGGCGCCACCGCCCGGTTCGAGTACCTGCGGACCTACGCCGGCTGA